In one window of Vicia villosa cultivar HV-30 ecotype Madison, WI unplaced genomic scaffold, Vvil1.0 ctg.002321F_1_1, whole genome shotgun sequence DNA:
- the LOC131638479 gene encoding uncharacterized protein LOC131638479, with translation MKQGESITDYFGRAMTVANDTRNHGEDVDDVKIVEKILRTLTEKWNYIVCSIEEAKDIDQLSVDALQSSLLVHEQKFKVSGEKEHDLKVTYEESYGGRGQGSATFRGGRGHIKGRGSQPRSKETIECYKCHKLGHFQYECQENYAGLEES, from the coding sequence ATGAAGCAAGGTGAATCGATCACTGATTATTTTGGCCGAGCAATGACGGTTGCAAACGACACGAGGAATCATGGAGAAGATGTGGATGATGTCAAGATCGTTGAGAAGATTTTGAGAACCCTCACTGAGAAATGGAACTATATTGTTTGTTCCATTGAGGAAGCCAAGGACATAGATCAACTATCTGTGGATGCCTTGCAAAGTTCTCTGCTCGTTCATGAGCAAAAATTCAAAGTAAGTGGAGAAAAGGAACATGATTTGAAGGTAACTTATGAAGAGAGCTATGGTGGAAGAGGGCAAGGAAGTGCTACTTTTCGAGGAGGTCGGGGACACATCAAAGGCAGGGGCAGCCAACCGAGGAGTAAGGAAACAATAGAGTGTTACAAATGTCATAAGCTTGGACACTTCCAGTACGAGTGCCAAGAAAATTATGCTGGTTTGGAGGAATCATAA
- the LOC131638480 gene encoding uncharacterized protein LOC131638480: MKQGESITDYFGRAMTVAIDMRNHGKDVDDVKIVEKILRTLTEKWNYIVCSIEEAKDIDQLSVDALQSSLLVHEQKFKVSGEKEHDLKVTYEESYGGRGQGSATFRGGRGHIKGRGSQPRSKETIECYKCHKLGHFQYECQENYAGLEES, from the coding sequence ATGAAGCAAGGTGAATCGATCACTGATTATTTTGGCCGAGCAATGACGGTTGCAATCGACATGAGGAATCATGGAAAAGATGTGGATGATGTCAAGATCGTTGAGAAGATTTTGAGAACCCTCACTGAGAAATGGAACTATATTGTTTGTTCCATTGAGGAAGCCAAGGACATAGATCAACTATCTGTGGATGCCTTGCAAAGTTCTCTGCTCGTTCATGAGCAAAAATTCAAAGTAAGTGGAGAAAAGGAACATGATTTGAAGGTAACTTATGAAGAGAGCTATGGTGGAAGAGGGCAAGGAAGTGCTACTTTTCGAGGAGGTCGGGGACACATCAAAGGCAGGGGCAGCCAGCCGAGGAGTAAGGAAACAATAGAGTGTTACAAATGTCATAAGCTTGGACACTTCCAGTACGAGTGCCAAGAAAATTATGCTGGTTTGGAGGAATCATAA